Below is a window of Desulfuromonas sp. TF DNA.
AAATGATGACTCCGCACAAAACGAAAAAGATAGGTCTCGCACTGGGCAGCGGCGCCGCCAGAGGTCTGGCTCATATCGGGGTGCTGAAGGTTCTGGAGGAAGAAGAGATCGGGATCGACGTTATCGCGGGGACTTCCATCGGGGCCTTTATCGGCGCGCTTTACGCGGCAGGGGTTTCCGTTGCCCAGATGGAGGAGGTGGCGTTGAATGTCGACTGGCGACGCCTAGCCCGGCTGATTGATCCGACATTTCCCTCTGCCGGACTCATCGACGGCAAGAAGGTTTCCCTTTTCATGTCCGAACTGCTTCCCGTGCGCACATTTGAGGAACTGCAGATCCCTCTGGCGGTGATCGCCACAGACCTCGAAACCGGGGAACCCCTCATTATCAAAAAGGGACAACTGCTGAAGGCATTGCAGGCCGCGGTCGCATTTCCGGGCATTTTCCCTCCCATCCGATTCGGGGACCGTTTTCTCATTGACGGCGGTCTCTGCAATCCCGTCCCGGCAGATGTGGCCCTTGACCTGGGAGCCGAGGTGGTTATCGGAGTCTGCGCCATTCCTGCGATAAGAAAACCTCGAACCGAGGCTTTTCTTCCCGAAAAAAAGAACGAAAGACAGCCTAAAAGACGTTTTCTCGATTTTTTCAATTCACGGAATGTGGAGAACGTTGTAAAGGACCTCTGGCGTCAGAACAACCATGAGGAATCGGAAGTCGCAGCGATGAAGATAAAACTCAAGGCTCCCGGCATTTTCAAAGTCTGCGCCCAGAGCATCGCCATAATGGAAAATGAAATCAATGCCCTGCGACTGGAGCGCAACCATCTTGACATTTTGATCCGGCCCGACTTGAATGATATCACTCTGCTGGAGTTCCATCGTGCCGCCGAAGCCATACAGGCTGGAGAAAATGCAACGCGCCTGGCCATCGACAAGATAAAGGCCCTGGCCCGACCGATTGAAAGCTCTCCCTTTTATGATAATGTTTAAGTATTTAGAATCACACCAAACTTACGGAGGATATCATGCTGGAGATGCTTGAGAAAACCATTCTCGCCGGGATGGGCGCCATTTCCCTCAGCCAGAAGAAAGCCGAAGAATTCATTCAGGAACTCAAACAGCGATTCAATGTCAGCGAGGAAGAGGGTAAGGCGCTGCTCGAAAAACTCCAGGACGCGGCCCGGGAAAATCAAAAAAAATTGGAAGAACTGGCCAGGGAAGAGGTTCGCAAGACCTGTGAACGGATGGGTGTCGTCACCGCCGACGAATTCGAACGGCTGCAGAAAAGGGTGCAAAAGCTGGAAAAGCAGCTCAAGGAGTCGGGGCAATAACATCGCTCCGACCTC
It encodes the following:
- a CDS encoding patatin-like phospholipase family protein, with the translated sequence MSFYNNGIFHHSSNLLSPWPEMMTPHKTKKIGLALGSGAARGLAHIGVLKVLEEEEIGIDVIAGTSIGAFIGALYAAGVSVAQMEEVALNVDWRRLARLIDPTFPSAGLIDGKKVSLFMSELLPVRTFEELQIPLAVIATDLETGEPLIIKKGQLLKALQAAVAFPGIFPPIRFGDRFLIDGGLCNPVPADVALDLGAEVVIGVCAIPAIRKPRTEAFLPEKKNERQPKRRFLDFFNSRNVENVVKDLWRQNNHEESEVAAMKIKLKAPGIFKVCAQSIAIMENEINALRLERNHLDILIRPDLNDITLLEFHRAAEAIQAGENATRLAIDKIKALARPIESSPFYDNV
- a CDS encoding phasin family protein; this translates as MLEMLEKTILAGMGAISLSQKKAEEFIQELKQRFNVSEEEGKALLEKLQDAARENQKKLEELAREEVRKTCERMGVVTADEFERLQKRVQKLEKQLKESGQ